The Cryptomeria japonica chromosome 9, Sugi_1.0, whole genome shotgun sequence DNA segment CTTAAATTTGTGATGACCTATTCAAACTATATTGATATAGATGTCCATGATCGGATAGTAAATTTAGATTAGATGTCAATTCAATTTTAATGTTTCTAGATGTTCTCATAATCTTAGAGTGTATCtttatttccttgtggataatagtttTAATTGTTTGTTTTCTTATCAATAGGATCCTATTCAAGGTGGTAACATGGTGGCATTTGCTGGGTCTAACTATGCCGCAATATCTTCACCACAATTTGTTTTTGATGAGAAACTAATCATTACTAGCTTTACTTTGGTTAGTATATTTCTTGTTCAAAAGTCAATATGTAGAGTTGTCTCTAATAATTAGATGTCTAAGATTTATAATTTAACATGGTTGTAGGTTCTTCATTTTGATAAAGGGAGGTTGCAGaatttattatggaaaaattatgGATGTAAGCCATGCAAAGTAGGTACACCATATGTGTGCTACAATGAAGAAACTTGTGCTATGGATATAAAAAAGTGTAAAAGTCACAGAGGAAATAATGACTGCATTATAGGAATACAAATTGCCTTCTCAGGGACAGATAAGCATTCATCTATGCTAAACTCATGGTATGAAGTGAACAAGATGCACCAATATTCTCTCTTTGGTTTATACCCAGATTTGAAATACAATACAATTTGAGAAGTTTTTCTTGCATTAACCTCCAATTATACAAGTCTACACTCTACTGTCACTATTTGTTATATAGTTAGGCTACTTTATACTGATAATATGAGATGTTACAAACTAAATTAGTTTGGTGAAATAATTGCTCCCCAATTATTTTCAAAGAGTAAAATATTTGGTATAATCTAATGATAGAATTATGTATTGCTATTAGGATAGGTGTCATACACcttcaaatattttaatattttaatatttatttaattgtttacatcCATTGCAAGTGAAATTATTGTCACATGTAGTTTGCAATTATCTCTTAGTTGTCATGAGATTTGTTAAATGTACTTATGATACCTTATAAGCATGTAAGAGTTGTTGAAATGGAAAGACCATGATGAGAGGGAGTAAAGTGTGGACTTAGAGAAGATCAAGGAATAACACTAAAAAGGTGGATAATATCACATGTGGTTTCTAGCACATGGTTTAAAAACCATCAATAATTTATGGGTTTTCTCATGCCTATATATCAAGCTTTCTAGTTGAAGGAAAAATAAGTCAATTTGTAGGTTGTAGTAGTAATGAAGTGCTACAAAAATTTAGAGAGAGAAGTTGTAATGGTGTAAGTCATTTGAAGTATTAATACATGTTTTGGACCTCTTAGGTGTAGAATTTTTTCCCACAATGGGTTCTTTGTGtacatca contains these protein-coding regions:
- the LOC131044556 gene encoding uncharacterized protein LOC131044556; protein product: MRLLLFITTCLCLSLVYGDKNGVFQPCADTLVQRKDGFTLGFAFASFDSFFINKTLALSPCDQRLSLHTKNSHLALFRPTLDQISLLTINTTSDPIQGGNMVAFAGSNYAAISSPQFVFDEKLIITSFTLVLHFDKGRLQNLLWKNYGCKPCKVGTPYVCYNEETCAMDIKKCKSHRGNNDCIIGIQIAFSGTDKHSSMLNSWYEVNKMHQYSLFGLYPDLKYNTI